A window of Longispora fulva contains these coding sequences:
- a CDS encoding nuclear transport factor 2 family protein has product MSLSPRQVFERYAYLGAHHDADAQADLFAPDGVLELPFAPAGVTRRFAGREAIREMLHRYHARAAQSPDTVDFAGTRLAWHETTDPGTVIAEIDTRLITPDGPTELTLVQIFRVTDGEIVSLRDFWDGTRDFANWFRES; this is encoded by the coding sequence ATGAGTCTTTCGCCGCGGCAAGTCTTCGAACGCTACGCCTACCTCGGTGCCCACCACGACGCTGACGCCCAAGCTGATCTGTTCGCCCCCGATGGTGTGCTGGAGTTGCCGTTCGCCCCGGCCGGCGTGACGCGGAGGTTCGCCGGCCGCGAGGCGATCCGGGAGATGCTGCACCGCTACCATGCCCGCGCCGCCCAGTCACCGGACACGGTGGACTTCGCCGGCACCCGGCTGGCCTGGCACGAGACCACCGACCCCGGCACGGTGATCGCCGAGATCGACACCCGGCTGATCACACCGGATGGCCCGACGGAGCTGACCCTGGTCCAGATCTTCCGGGTCACCGACGGCGAGATCGTCTCGTTGCGTGACTTCTGGGACGGCACCCGCGACTTCGCCAACTGGTTCCGCGAATCCTGA
- a CDS encoding SGNH/GDSL hydrolase family protein encodes MNRVLRGASVAVLSICVLVVPAAAGAEPGRGEPLNWVAMGDSYSADVLVPPWDAPADSDGCGRSGRNWEVLLAESLNSEHPDWVHLDDKTCGNATIAEGVLGPQPEAHLAGPPFNGRDHGGWKTKPAQIGAVGADTDIVTVGIGGNDFGFGEVMTRCLEIGADQTLPIKYCKTYYESEEGQHWLNERWQILEHDLRTMVADIQARAPEAKVFLLGYPNIAASSVGCSYGNFHQLGTIRLTNDMPYLNTLQQQVNQKIADAAEEAQATYIDTYTSSKSHGVCAASTDRWMYGVFANLTMPPGVDKPSNPKEYQCPARDLVPAGLPKGEACTFLHPNYYGVLNQRNQVQNAFQAAGLTP; translated from the coding sequence ATGAATCGTGTCCTGAGAGGCGCGAGTGTTGCCGTGCTGTCCATCTGCGTGTTGGTGGTGCCGGCGGCAGCCGGGGCTGAACCGGGCCGCGGCGAGCCGCTGAACTGGGTGGCGATGGGCGACTCGTACAGTGCTGATGTGCTCGTCCCGCCGTGGGACGCGCCCGCCGACAGCGACGGGTGCGGCCGTTCGGGGCGCAACTGGGAGGTGCTGCTGGCCGAGAGCCTCAACTCCGAACACCCGGACTGGGTACACCTGGACGACAAGACCTGTGGCAACGCCACGATCGCGGAGGGTGTCCTGGGGCCGCAGCCGGAAGCCCATCTCGCGGGACCGCCGTTCAACGGCAGGGACCATGGCGGCTGGAAGACCAAGCCGGCGCAGATCGGCGCGGTCGGCGCCGACACCGACATCGTCACCGTCGGCATCGGTGGCAACGACTTCGGTTTCGGGGAGGTCATGACCAGGTGCCTCGAGATCGGCGCGGACCAGACTCTGCCGATCAAGTACTGCAAGACCTACTACGAGTCGGAGGAGGGGCAGCACTGGCTGAACGAGCGCTGGCAGATCCTCGAGCACGACCTGCGGACCATGGTCGCCGACATTCAGGCCAGGGCGCCGGAAGCCAAGGTGTTCCTGCTCGGTTACCCCAACATCGCGGCATCCTCGGTGGGGTGCAGCTACGGCAACTTCCACCAACTCGGGACGATCCGGCTGACCAACGACATGCCCTACCTCAACACCTTGCAACAGCAGGTCAACCAGAAGATCGCGGACGCCGCCGAGGAAGCCCAGGCGACCTACATCGACACCTACACGTCCAGCAAGAGTCACGGGGTGTGCGCGGCGAGCACCGACCGCTGGATGTACGGCGTCTTCGCCAACCTGACCATGCCTCCGGGGGTGGACAAGCCCTCTAACCCGAAGGAGTACCAGTGCCCGGCCCGAGACCTGGTCCCGGCTGGCCTGCCGAAGGGTGAGGCCTGCACGTTCCTGCACCCTAACTACTACGGGGTACTCAACCAGCGCAACCAGGTCCAGAACGCTTTCCAGGCGGCGGGACTGACGCCGTAG